The genomic window TTGAAAAACATTTTTAAAAAATTCACTTTTTTTTGATAAGCTAATTGCATTCCCTCCATTCATATGCTATACTTTTCATGGAACATTAATTAACAATTTGTTAATTTTATTCTACTTTTGTGAACGGTTACAAAATTGGTTGAATTTTATAAAAAAATTGCAACTTTTTTATATTTTACATTCATATTAAATGTTTATACATATATATTGCCCATATTCATAAAATAATAAAGTTTTATACTATAATTTAGCCTTTAAAAATTAATAATTTTTATTAATTTTTATTATATTTTTATTATACTTTTATTTATAGAAGGAGGAATATTAATGAAAAAATTAGGTTTAATTCCCAAAATCATATTAGCTATCGTTTTGGGTACTCTTATCGGTAGCTATACTCCTGAACCTTTTATACGTATCTTTAGGACTTTTAGCTCCATATTTGGAGAATTCCTTGGCTTCGTAATACCTCTATTAATCTTAGGATTTATAGTTGCTGGTATTGCCGAACTAGGAGAAGGTGCTGGTAAGTTATTAGGAGTTACTGTAGGTTTAGCTTACTTATTTACATTAGTTTCAGGTTTTTCAGCTTTATTCGTTGGAAGAGCATTATTACCCTCTATAGTTTCTCATGCTGGAAAGGTAGAAGAAGCTAGAAAAGCTTTAAAGCCTTTCTTTGAAGTTAAGATGCCACCAATTATGGATGTTATGTCTGCACTTATATTTGCTTTCATTTTAGGATTAGGTATAGCTAAGATACAAAATAAGACACTTAAAGATATGGCTGTAGGATTTCAACAAATAATAACAAAACTTATTGAAAATGTTGTTATCCCATTACTTCCACTTCACATATTAGGTATTTTTGCTAACTTAGCTTATACTGGTGAAGTAAGAAATGTTATTTCAGTATTCTGGAAAGTTTTCATAATAATTATTGCTATGCATTGGATAATTATGCTTATACAATTTACAGTAGGAGGATCTATCTCAGGTAAGAATCCTTTAAAATCTTTAAAAATACAACTTAAAGGTTACCTTACTGCTTTAGGAACTCAATCTTCTGCCGCAACTATACCAGTTAACATACAATGTGCAGAAGAAATCGGAACTACAAAAGGTGTAAGAGATTTCGTTATTCCTTTATGTGCAACTGTTCACTTATCTGGAAGTACAATAACTTTAACAACTTGTGCAATGGCAGTTATGATGTTAAATGGTATGCCTATAAGCATGAGCTCTATGGCTGGATTTATATGTATGCTAGGCGTAACTATGGTTGCCGCTCCTGGAGTACCTGGAGGTGCAGTAATGGCAGCTCTTGGAATACTTAAATCAATATTAGGATTCAATGAGGCAGCCCTTGGACTAATGATAGCACTATATATAGCTCAAGATAGTTTTGGAACAGCTTGTAACGTATCAGGTGACCAAGCGGTTGCTATGGTAGTTGATGCAATTCAAAAAAAATGGAACAAAAAGCAGGTAAAGTAAGTTAGTTCTAATAACCAAATAAAGAAATAGCCTATTAATTAGGATAAACCAATTAATAGGCTATTTTTATTTAGTAACACCAATTCTTCTTATTCTAGTATCAACCTCTACATCTATATTAGCATTTTTATATATTTCATCCCATTTATCTTTTACTTCTTTGTACAAATATGGATGAAACTTTTCAATATATTCCCTAAATCCTATTGGGTCCATAGAAAATTCTTCTTGAGTTATTCTAGCCACTTTTTCACATTGGCTCTCAATAGAATCATTAAAATTCTTTTCAAATTCTTTTATTTTGCTATCTGAGAAAGCTTCTTCTTGTATTGTATATCCTTCTAATGTACCTTCTAATTTTATATCAACTTTGAATTTTAATTTTTTTACATCCTTATCCACCAATGTTATTTTCCTGTCAATATCACTTATTTCAAAATCCACTGGATGCCCTTCATTAACTATAGTAAACTTTCCACCTTTTAATTTTCCTCTTAATAATTCTAATCCAGCAGTTTCTATTTCATCTAAATATCCATTTAACTTAAATTTTTTTATCATTGCTACTCCTGATAAATTCACTTCATCTTTAGCTTTATCATAATAAATACTAGGTATTATGGCATTCTCATTTTGGTGAAGTAAACTCAATAATTCATTCAAAGTAACCGGAAGAATACTAGCATTTCTATTGCTATTTTCCATAAGTCCTGTTATGTAAGTTTCTATATTTTTCTCCATTACAGGTTTATATTTTACATAATCCTCAGCTTTACCTTTTGCCACTATTACTTTCATCGTTTTATTAATGGAAGGCTTTCTTTCCAAATAATCAAGTACTTCTTTAAAAGTTTCAGGATGGTACAACATTTCTTCACTTAATATTAAAAGTTTTGTATGTCCAAAATGGATACTTCTACTTGTTCTAGCAGTTATTTCTCCCAATGCATCCTGCATTGAATAAGCATCTACAGTCACAAAGTCTTCTTTTGCAGTTCCCCCTTTTTCTGGTCCGAGTTCGCTTATATCTGGAAAACCATAAGTTATATTTAATTTTTTAAATCCTTCTTCTTGAATTTGTTCATTAGGTTTAATCTTTTTAAATTCTTTTTCTTTATCAATATCCTTCCCTGTATCTATTGCAATAGTAGATATAAAACTTTTTCTGTCTATTTCAACCTTATCCCAGCAACCACTCATTAAACAACACATTAATAGTAAAAGCACTATTTTCTTATTAGCTTTCATTTTTAACTCTCCTTGTCTTAAAAAAAGCTATAATCAGCAACAATATTGGAATGACTCCTACTATAAAAATATCTATATACGGAAAAATCTTTTTCTGAATCATATAAACCTCAGCTACATTCTCAGGATACAATGCAATTATATAAATAAGAGGTACAATGAACATTAAGGATATCTTCACATCTTCTAAATGAAAAACATCTCTTATTATCTCGCTACTAAAATAGTAAAGATTAACATAGGTAGTGAAATAAAATATAAGCCAAAATATCATAGCTAATCCTTCCCATCTTTCAATAAATGTACCAGGTATATCCACCACAGAAATCATAGAAATGGATGGCCACAATAATTCAGAATTATATTCTTTAGAGAACATAACTAATGAAGCCATATTTATAATTATGTAAAATATAGTAATAAAAGTTATACTTCTAAAAGTAATTTTATATATACTTTTTTTATCTTTAACATAAGGAAACAACATATAACTTATTCCAAACCCTAAAAATCCAAACAAGCCCAATTTACAAGCTTTTATATATTGTAAAGGCTCATGATTAAATACAGGTAGTATGTTAGTATAATCTCCACCATTTAATACAAAAGGAATCACTAATAAAATTGGTATAAACATAAGCCAAAATGCTATTTCATTGAATCTTATAACACTTTCCAACTCTCCTCTTATTAAAAATGTTCCAGTTAATATCATAAGCAATAATATAAATTCTGTTGGAGTTTTTTCTAGAAGATACATCTTTGTAACCTCAACAAATATCCTCATCTGAAGTGAAATTGATATAATTGAAGCACAAACAAATATGATAGCTATAACCTTTCCAAACAAGTTACCAAAATTATCATATAACACATCTAACAATCTATTATAGTTATTTGCTTTTAAAGCCTTATTTAATAAATAAAGAAGAATTACTACCAAAACCGAGGTTAATAAAATTACAATCCAACCATCGGTACCTATAACTTTACTTAACTCTGCAGGGTATGAAAAAATAGATGTTCCTACAACTGTAACTACTATACTAACAAATAGATCATAATTGCTTACAATCCTTCTATTATCCATAGAAAACTCAGCTCCTTCTTAATTCCTATTTTTGTCTTATTTTATCCTTAGTCTTCATATATTTAGGTCTTTCTTTAAAAAACATAAATGGCAATCTTACATACATATCTTTAAAGTCTTTAATATTAGGATTAACAACAGGAGCTAAATACGGTATACCAAAACTTTTCAATCTAATTAAATGTATTAGAAGTAATAATACTACAATCATTATCCCATAAAGGCCCATAATTGCAGAAGCAATGATCGTCATAAACCTTACTATTCTCAATGCAAAAGATAATGAATAGTTAGGTGTAATAAATTCTGTAATAGCTGTAATTCCAACTATTATAATCATAATAGGACTTACTATCCCTGCACTAACAGCAGCCTGCCCTATAATAAGTCCACCTACAATCCCTATAGTTGCCCCTACAGGCTTAGGAAGGCGCACAATAGCCTCTAATAGTAACGCTAAACTTATCTCCATAATTAATGCCTCTATATAAGCTGGGAAAGGCACTCCTTCTCTTGATCCTGCTATAGAATATGCAAGTTCAGTAGGAATAATAGATGTATGAAAAGATGTTATTGCAACATACAACCCTGGAAGTAAAACCGCTAGTAAAATTGCAATAAATCTTGTACATCTAACAATAGAAGAATTTAGCCATCTTTGATAATAATCATCTGGAGACTGAAGCAAATTAGGTAATGTAGCAGGTACTATAATAGCAAAAGGAGAATTATCTACAAGCATAGCGATTCTACCTTCATATAGTGCCGCGGCTACAACATCAGGTCTCTCTGTACTTTGAATTTGCGGAAAAGGGGACAGTCTATTATCTTCTATCATTTGTTCTACATACCCACTATCTAATATAGCATCTATATCTATCCTATCTAATCTAGTATTTAATTCATTAAGTACATCTTGATTTACAATATCATCTATATACATCATTGCTGTATCTGTTTTTGATCGTTTTCCAATAGATTTAGGAATTACTTTAAGTCTCGTATCCCTTATTCTTCTTCTTACAAGAACAGTATTAAATCTTATAGTTTCTGTAAATCCTTCTCTTGCTCCTCTTATAACAGTTTCCCCTGATGGTTCGCCAACACCTCTTACTGGCCAAGACCTGCTAGCTATAACATAAGCCGCGCCTAACCCATTAATTAACATAAGGGTATCTCCTGAGAGCATAGCATTTATACCTTCTGAAAGTTTATTAACTTCTCTTATATCTGATACAGCTAAAATTTTATCTTTTATATCTTCAATCTTTTCTATCTTCCTATTTCCTTCCATTAAAGGTTCTAAGACAAAATCATCTAACAAAACCTTATCTGCCATACCATCTATATATATAAATGCAGCTTTCCAATTACATATATAAAATTCCCTATAGACTACGTCTGAATTGTTTTGAAGTAATTCTTTAATATAGCCTATATCTTCCTCAACCTTAAGCGATATATTCTCTTTTATCCATTCCTCCAACTAATTCACATCCTTTTAAATAATCATTTTAATTGAAAATAATAAAATAGCTATTACAATCCACCCTATACCTATACCTCTAGCTTTCTTATATAAGCCATTTAAATTTCCCTTTTTAAAATTCCGCGCATCGAAAAAAATTAGTATAGATCCTTGTATAAGTATTAAAGCTAAAAAGTATTTTCCAAATAAATCTAAAATTTTCATAATTTCACCCCTACTCTACTCAATGTATTTTTTGCTTTATCCCGAAAATTATTCATATTAAATAACTCTTCCACAATCCATAATCACTTTATCTTACTCTAACAAATCATAGATCAAACCATCATTAAAAATTATTTTATAGAACAAAACGACGATTAGTAAAATATATTTACTAACCGCCGTTTTTGAATCTCTTTTTAAAAGAACGTTATTTTTACATTCTTTTAAAATACTATTCAGTATTCCTAAAGATATGTTTTAAATTGTTCTAGTAATAAAAACCTCATTATATTTTTCTTTAAAATGTTCATAACACTTTTGAGCTTTTAACATATCTTCAAAAAATCCAAATATAGCTGGACCACTCCCACTCATCATTGATCCCATAGCTCCCATTTTAATCATTTTTTCCTTAATATCTCTCAATACTGTATGTTTTTTTAATGTAACATTTTCAAGTACATTCTTCATATTTTCACTTACATATTTAATATCATTTCTTTCTATAGCCTTAATCAACGTTTCAGTATTTGGATGTTTATATATCTTATTTATATCTAAATTTTTATAAACCTCTTTAGTGGAAACACCAAAATTAGGTTTAACTAAGACCAATATATGCCCTTTAAAAGAGTTTAAAGAACTCACTCTTTCTCCTATACCTTCACACAAAGCAGTTCCCCCTATGATACAATATGGAACGTCTGCTCCTATTTCAAGCCCTAAAGAACATAATTCTTTAACAGAAACTTTCTTTCCATAAATCTCATTCATAGCACTTAAAACTGCCGCCGCATCAGAGCTTCCACCTGCAAGCCCAGCTGAAACAGGAATATTTTTATTTATTTTTATATTTATCCCCTCTTTTATATCATAAGTATCAATAAAGAGTTTAGCTGCTTTATATGCCAAATTTCTCTCATCTTTCGGAACATAAGGCTTATTACATTCTATTTTTATACCTTTTCTAATCTTTTCAAACTCCAAATAGTCATATAGTTCTATATTTTGCATTATCATTTCTAATAAGTGATATCCATCTTCCCTTTTACCTACTACGTCTAAAGATATGTTTACCTTAGCATATGCTTTAACTAACATAGTTTTACCCCCGTAACAATAATTTAATAATAAGTATTATAGCACATATGCAATAAAAAAAAACGGCAAAGCCGTTTTAAAAACCCTTACTTAAATGGTATTAAATTATATAACCGTTCTTCCTGGAATAATTAATTTCTGTCCTACACTAATGTTGTCTGGATTTTCTATATCGTTAATTTTAACTAAGTCATCTATTGTAGTATAGTACTTTTTAGCTATTTTCCATAAAGTATCGCCTTCTTGAACTACATATATAGTAATACTAGCTTTCTTCTTTATAATAGTATCCTCAACAGGAACTATTCCTATTAAAAATTCTTTATGAGCCGTATAATTTACTTTACAATAAGCACTAACTATAGCTTTTACTGCAATGGTATTAGCTTCAATAGAAGCTTCCAGACTTTCTAAATACACTTGAGCAGTACACATCATATCAATTTTAGCTCCCGGTATTTCTATAGAGCATGTAAATGGTATATCTTCTTTCACCGTAGAAACATATCTATCTTCATTGTCCGTTTTATATAATATGTCCACATTCAATAAACCCTCAACAACTACTTTATCCTCCACAATTCTTTTATCTGTAATGCACACTTTCCCTGATGGCATAATAATTTCTACAGGTCTTATAGTATCATCTTCTATTTCTATATTTTCTTTAATTATAGCCTCGCTTGTATTCTGCCCTAACATTATGTTTAACTCATAATTTTTCTTATCCATCTCAAGAACTTTTGTAGGAGAATATGCATCCTCTATCATGTCCAACTCTGCCTTATACATTACTTTAGTTTCGCTTCTAACTAAAGTTTCTATATCTACTATACGCTTTTCTCCTAAATCATCTTCTTTAATATCATACTCTATAGCCTCAACATTAAACTCTGAGGAACTATTCATAAAATAATCTACGCCTTCAAGTTCAAGTTCATTGTTTATAAATACATCATCTTCTAAACGACATAGTTCTCTACTTCCTGAAACCTTATAAAGAAGAGATATATGCGCAAAAGCTTCTATTTGAACCTTTCCTTCTAATAATCTTACATCCTTCTTATGAGGAATAACATCACACTTTAAAACTTTCCCTATCTCAGGTTTATCCATAGGTACTTGCATATGAGCTTTTCCTATTAATTCGCCTTGAACTACCCCAATAACTTTATCAACCGAAGAAGGATTTTTAAGAAGTTGAATATCCTCCATATAATCAATATCCTTAACTACCTGAAAATCATACTTTTTATATATAGATGATTTTAATTGAAGTATTCCTTCTATAGCTATTTTTCTCTCATTAACTATAATACATTCTATATGTTCAACATAACACTCTACTGTACAGTTCATGTCTGGCTGAGCACCATAAACTTCTATATAATTAGAGAAATCCTTTGTATATATTACATTATATACTTCATTTGTATCTTCTACATTGGCCATGTATAACACATTACATTTTATCTGCCCTTCTACATATACCTTATTTTGCATAACTTGCTTATTGATTATAATGGGCTTTGCATCTAGCATAAGTATTTTTCTTACATCCGGCTGAACATCAGGTATTACATACTCTTCTTTAACTACAGTATCCACTGTCTTTTCCTGAAGAAGCTGTTCGTATTCTATGTTTTCTTTAATCAACTCCATAGACATGGCTTTGGCACCTCCCATAAATTCCCTACTACCTAATGTATATATTATATATTTATAAAATATGTTACTATTTAATAATTTTTTATAAAAAAAAAGGGACACTGAAAAATTCAGTATCGCTTTTAACCTGCGAAGTCTATTTGAACTGTTTTTGTCAAAACATCCGAATAACTATATGTGACCTTCCTTTGGGCGTCGTCTTCTAATCTAACAACGAAAATACTAGGATATGTTTCTTCTAGCACACCATTACTTACAATTATCTTCCTTCTTCCGTTGTTAGCTCTTAGCGTAACCTTTTCTCCAACATGATCATCAATCTCATTTTTGATAGCCGCTAAAACATTGATTCTTTGCATGGCAAGCACCCTCTTTCTACATAGTACATTATACTATCACATAGTACAATTGTCAAATAAA from Clostridium sp. MB40-C1 includes these protein-coding regions:
- a CDS encoding dicarboxylate/amino acid:cation symporter, producing MKKLGLIPKIILAIVLGTLIGSYTPEPFIRIFRTFSSIFGEFLGFVIPLLILGFIVAGIAELGEGAGKLLGVTVGLAYLFTLVSGFSALFVGRALLPSIVSHAGKVEEARKALKPFFEVKMPPIMDVMSALIFAFILGLGIAKIQNKTLKDMAVGFQQIITKLIENVVIPLLPLHILGIFANLAYTGEVRNVISVFWKVFIIIIAMHWIIMLIQFTVGGSISGKNPLKSLKIQLKGYLTALGTQSSAATIPVNIQCAEEIGTTKGVRDFVIPLCATVHLSGSTITLTTCAMAVMMLNGMPISMSSMAGFICMLGVTMVAAPGVPGGAVMAALGILKSILGFNEAALGLMIALYIAQDSFGTACNVSGDQAVAMVVDAIQKKWNKKQVK
- a CDS encoding Ger(x)C family spore germination protein, with product MKANKKIVLLLLMCCLMSGCWDKVEIDRKSFISTIAIDTGKDIDKEKEFKKIKPNEQIQEEGFKKLNITYGFPDISELGPEKGGTAKEDFVTVDAYSMQDALGEITARTSRSIHFGHTKLLILSEEMLYHPETFKEVLDYLERKPSINKTMKVIVAKGKAEDYVKYKPVMEKNIETYITGLMENSNRNASILPVTLNELLSLLHQNENAIIPSIYYDKAKDEVNLSGVAMIKKFKLNGYLDEIETAGLELLRGKLKGGKFTIVNEGHPVDFEISDIDRKITLVDKDVKKLKFKVDIKLEGTLEGYTIQEEAFSDSKIKEFEKNFNDSIESQCEKVARITQEEFSMDPIGFREYIEKFHPYLYKEVKDKWDEIYKNANIDVEVDTRIRRIGVTK
- a CDS encoding endospore germination permease encodes the protein MDNRRIVSNYDLFVSIVVTVVGTSIFSYPAELSKVIGTDGWIVILLTSVLVVILLYLLNKALKANNYNRLLDVLYDNFGNLFGKVIAIIFVCASIISISLQMRIFVEVTKMYLLEKTPTEFILLLMILTGTFLIRGELESVIRFNEIAFWLMFIPILLVIPFVLNGGDYTNILPVFNHEPLQYIKACKLGLFGFLGFGISYMLFPYVKDKKSIYKITFRSITFITIFYIIINMASLVMFSKEYNSELLWPSISMISVVDIPGTFIERWEGLAMIFWLIFYFTTYVNLYYFSSEIIRDVFHLEDVKISLMFIVPLIYIIALYPENVAEVYMIQKKIFPYIDIFIVGVIPILLLIIAFFKTRRVKNES
- a CDS encoding spore germination protein, giving the protein MEEWIKENISLKVEEDIGYIKELLQNNSDVVYREFYICNWKAAFIYIDGMADKVLLDDFVLEPLMEGNRKIEKIEDIKDKILAVSDIREVNKLSEGINAMLSGDTLMLINGLGAAYVIASRSWPVRGVGEPSGETVIRGAREGFTETIRFNTVLVRRRIRDTRLKVIPKSIGKRSKTDTAMMYIDDIVNQDVLNELNTRLDRIDIDAILDSGYVEQMIEDNRLSPFPQIQSTERPDVVAAALYEGRIAMLVDNSPFAIIVPATLPNLLQSPDDYYQRWLNSSIVRCTRFIAILLAVLLPGLYVAITSFHTSIIPTELAYSIAGSREGVPFPAYIEALIMEISLALLLEAIVRLPKPVGATIGIVGGLIIGQAAVSAGIVSPIMIIIVGITAITEFITPNYSLSFALRIVRFMTIIASAIMGLYGIMIVVLLLLIHLIRLKSFGIPYLAPVVNPNIKDFKDMYVRLPFMFFKERPKYMKTKDKIRQK
- a CDS encoding CLC_0170 family protein, which produces MKILDLFGKYFLALILIQGSILIFFDARNFKKGNLNGLYKKARGIGIGWIVIAILLFSIKMII
- the ispE gene encoding 4-(cytidine 5'-diphospho)-2-C-methyl-D-erythritol kinase, producing the protein MLVKAYAKVNISLDVVGKREDGYHLLEMIMQNIELYDYLEFEKIRKGIKIECNKPYVPKDERNLAYKAAKLFIDTYDIKEGINIKINKNIPVSAGLAGGSSDAAAVLSAMNEIYGKKVSVKELCSLGLEIGADVPYCIIGGTALCEGIGERVSSLNSFKGHILVLVKPNFGVSTKEVYKNLDINKIYKHPNTETLIKAIERNDIKYVSENMKNVLENVTLKKHTVLRDIKEKMIKMGAMGSMMSGSGPAIFGFFEDMLKAQKCYEHFKEKYNEVFITRTI
- a CDS encoding SPOCS domain-containing protein, producing MSMELIKENIEYEQLLQEKTVDTVVKEEYVIPDVQPDVRKILMLDAKPIIINKQVMQNKVYVEGQIKCNVLYMANVEDTNEVYNVIYTKDFSNYIEVYGAQPDMNCTVECYVEHIECIIVNERKIAIEGILQLKSSIYKKYDFQVVKDIDYMEDIQLLKNPSSVDKVIGVVQGELIGKAHMQVPMDKPEIGKVLKCDVIPHKKDVRLLEGKVQIEAFAHISLLYKVSGSRELCRLEDDVFINNELELEGVDYFMNSSSEFNVEAIEYDIKEDDLGEKRIVDIETLVRSETKVMYKAELDMIEDAYSPTKVLEMDKKNYELNIMLGQNTSEAIIKENIEIEDDTIRPVEIIMPSGKVCITDKRIVEDKVVVEGLLNVDILYKTDNEDRYVSTVKEDIPFTCSIEIPGAKIDMMCTAQVYLESLEASIEANTIAVKAIVSAYCKVNYTAHKEFLIGIVPVEDTIIKKKASITIYVVQEGDTLWKIAKKYYTTIDDLVKINDIENPDNISVGQKLIIPGRTVI
- a CDS encoding Veg family protein, with the translated sequence MQRINVLAAIKNEIDDHVGEKVTLRANNGRRKIIVSNGVLEETYPSIFVVRLEDDAQRKVTYSYSDVLTKTVQIDFAG